From a single Maniola hyperantus chromosome 3, iAphHyp1.2, whole genome shotgun sequence genomic region:
- the LOC117996626 gene encoding malectin-A, with translation MSLILTFSLISFCLYQSATGLGEIIYAINAGGPAHTDIYGIHYEKDPLQGRVGTASDYGKQLVMIGRVNSKDEILYQTERYHHSTFGYDIPANKDGDYVLVLKFSEVYFNAPNMKVFDVVLNGDHTIVADLDIFDKVGRGVAHDEYVPYSIKNGKLYYNDEESDIRGGKIKVEFIKGYRDNPKINALYVVRGTIDEVPKLPPIVWPEADPEEPREEVEEKSTQSRRASGPKQPDPYSLDDSSVLIPVFITIGAFIPLLFCLCKL, from the coding sequence ATGTCTCTGATTTTAACTTTTTCCCTAATAAGCTTTTGCTTATATCAAAGTGCTACCGGTTTGGGGGAAATTATATACGCAATAAACGCAGGTGGACCAGCTCACACCGATATATACGGTATACATTATGAGAAGGATCCCTTGCAGGGGAGAGTGGGCACAGCTTCGGACTACGGGAAGCAGCTCGTTATGATTGGAAGAGTCAATTCTAAGGACGAAATATTATATCAGACTGAACGATATCACCACAGTACTTTCGGTTATGACATTCCAGCtaacaaagatggtgattatgtaTTAGTTCTAAAGTTTAGTGAGGTGTACTTCAATGCACCCAACATGAAAGTGTTCGACGTAGTTCTTAATGGAGATCATACCATTGTAGCTGATTTAGACATTTTTGACAAAGTGGGACGTGGGGTAGCTCACGATGAGTATGTACCTTATTCTATTAAGAATGGTAAACTTTATTACAATGATGAAGAATCGGACATAAGAGGTGGAAAAATTAAAGTCGAATTTATTAAAGGCTATAGAGATAATCCAAAGATTAATGCATTGTACGTTGTAAGAGGAACAATTGATGAAGTTCCTAAGTTACCACCCATAGTGTGGCCCGAAGCAGATCCTGAGGAGCCTAGAGAAGAAGTGGAGGAGAAGAGTACACAATCTCGACGTGCAAGTGGACCTAAACAACCTGACCCTTATTCTTTGGATGATAGCTCCGTGCTCATCCCTGTCTTCATCACCATTGGTGCTTTCATACCACTATTGTTTTGCCTTtgcaaattataa